In the genome of Deinococcus budaensis, the window GGTGAGTGCGTGGTGTTCCAGATCACCGAAGAGGGCCATGTCAACTCCTTTCAGGGGCGGGGGGGCAGGGCGAGAAGGGCCGAGCAGCCCCCAGAGAGGCGAAAGCCCCGGGGAAACTGGAGAGGCCTGTCTATGGTTGGCTGCTGAAAGGAGTTCTACCCCTCTAAAAATCACAGGTTCATCACACTTCATGTCGAACGGTTCGAACTCGAAACAGCAAGCCGTCTGACAGGGCCTTTTTTGTGTGTCTCCCCCTGTCTGGGGGGGGCCGGGTGGGCACGCAGGCGCCAGAGCCGCCCTCCCGCGCGGAGGGCCAGTCCCCACGTCTCAAGCCCTCAGGGGACCGACCCAGCCAGGGCCAGCAAAGCGGCTGCCCTGGCTCTGGAAGTCACGTGGTTTGGAGGCGCGCCGGGGCCGACGGGCAGAGGAGAGAGGGGCGCTCCCTCAGGCCGTCCTCCAGGGCAACGCGGTGCTGGCCCGGCTCCCGGCATGGCGCGCCCGGCCTGAGGCGCCAGACCGTGAGCTATCGTGAGACCCGGGTGAGAAACCGCGAGACCGGCCTTACAGCACCCCGCCGCCCAGGAACAGCCGCAGCGCCGCGAGGGCGATCAGCACCAGGTTGAGGACCTGGCCCGGTCGGCTGCGGCCCACCGCGCCGAAGATCAGCCCCAGGATCGCAAGCGGCAGGGTCAGGAACCAGTTGGTCCAGCCCAGCAGAGGGATAAAGCCCAGCAGCAGCGCGAGAGCGGCCAGGACACCGGCGACGATCGACAACGTGTTCCACATAGACGTTCCTCCGGGTGTCTCCCCCCAGGTCTCTCCAGTCCGTGTCCGCTGCGCCCGATATACCACAGTGCGGCGGCCTCCTCCGGCCCCGGCCCGCGCCGTCCGACCCGGCCGAACCGTGAGGCGGAGATTTGCACGCTTTCTTGGGCCTCTCACTTTTCAGACAGTTTGCTCCCCCACGCTAGGCGGGTCCCCCCTCATCCTCAGTCTTCCCGACTGCCGATCTCTCTGCGTTGTTTCAGGAAGGGGCAAGAACGATGGCCGACGCCCGACCGTTCCGTTATCAGGCGACTTTTCAGGACCCTGGGCAGGCGAAAGACGACTTTGCCGCCGTCTCGGCGCTGCACCGGACCGGGCTGCTGGGCACCTACGGGGCCGCCCTGATCACCCGGGACCCAGGCTCGGGGGAGGTGTGGCTGTCCACCCGCGCGCTGCCTGCCGAGCGTAGCGCGGTGCTGGGCGCCGTGCTCGGCCTGCTGCTGGGGCGGCTGCTGAGGGCCTCGCTGCTGCTCTCGGCCGCCGCCGGGGCGCTCGCGGGGGGCGTGACCGGGCACCTGCGCGCCGGGCTGCCGCGCCGGGAACTGCAAGCCCTCGCCGCCACCCTCGCGCCCGGCGAGTCGGCGGTGGTGGTGGTCGGGGAGTCGCGGCTGGAAGAGGCGCTGCGGCAGGCGGGGGAGCGCGCGGCCCGGCGGCTCGCGCGGCGGCGGGAGGAGGTGCGGCAGATCAACCGGCAAGGGGAAGAAGCGGCCCAGCGAACAGGCGCCTGACCTTGGGCCGCATCCTCCCCCTTCCCCTCGTCTCCCAGGAGTCCACCCATGACCACCACCACTCCCCTGCGCATCCTCGGCATCGCGGGCAGCCTGCGCGAGGGGTCCTACAACCGCGCCACCCTGCGCGCCGCGACCGAACTCGTCCCGGACGGCGCCGTCATCGAGACCTTCGAGCTGAACGGCCTCCCCGCCTACAACCAGGACGAGGAGCGAAACCCGCCCGAGAAGGTCAGGGAACTCAAGCGCCGCATCCGCGAGGCCGACGCCCTGCTGATCGTGACGCCCGAGTACAACTACTCCATTCCCGGCGTGCTGAAAAATGCCATTGACTGGGCCTCGCGGCCCTACGGCGACAACTCCTTCGACGGCAAACCGGCGGCGATCATGGGGGCCAGCATCGGTTCCATCGCCACGGCGCGGGCGCAGTACGACCTGCGGAAGATGTTCGTGTACCTCAACGTCTTCGCGCTCAACCAGCCGGAGGTGATGATCGGCCACGCCCAGGACCGCTTCGACGAGGAGGGCAACCTGATCGACGAGACGACCCGCGCCTTCATCCGTCAGCAGCTCGAAGCCCTCATCAAGTGGACGCGGCGGCTGGAGCGGGGCAAGGAGGGGGCATGACCGAGGGCGCGAACGCGATGGCCGCCCAGGGGATGACGCTGGACTACACGGGCGAGGTGGTCCTCGTGACCGGGGGCAGCACGGGCATCGGGCGGGCGACCTCCCTCGCCTTTGCCCGCCAGGGGGCGCGGGTGGTCATCGGCGACCTCGCCGACGAGGCCAATGAGACTGTCGAGATGATCAGGGATGGCGTCTGCGTCAACGCCCCCGCCCCCGGCCTGGTCGAGACGCCCATGACCCGGCGCTGGCTGGACGACCCCGAGATGCGGCGGGGGGCCGTCCTCGCCGGGCCGCCGGAGGAGATGAGCGGCATGGTGCTCTTTCTCTGCTCGCCGCTGGCCTCCTTCGCCACCGGACAGGTGTTCGTCGTGGACGGCGGGCAGACCGCGCACTGACTTCTCTGCGGGAGGAACCCGACATGACCCAGAACAGCGACCTCGGCCCCGCCCCCCGCTCGTCCTCGCTGCGTGCCGCTGCCCGTTCCTCGTGGGGCTGGACGGTGGCGCGCGGCGTGCTGACCCTGATCTTCGGCATCCTCGCGCTGATCTGGCCGGGCGCGGCCTTCCTGTCGCTCGCCATCGTATTCGGCGCCTACGCCTTCGTGGACGGCGTCGCCACGCTGATCGGCGGCTTTGCCTCACGCTCGGGGGGCGTGCGCTGGCCCCTGATCCTCAGCGGGGTGCTGGGCATCGTCGCGGGGGTCATCACCTTCGTCAACCCCGGCGCGACCGTGCTGGCGCTGCTGTGGTTGATCGCCGCCTGGGCGCTGGTGCGCGGCATTCTGGAGATCGTCGCGGCGATCCGCTGGCGGGCAGAGATTCCCGGGGCGGGCGAATGGCTGGTCGGCCTCAGCGGCCTGCTGCTCGTGATCCTGGGCCTCCTGCTCTTGTTCAACCCGCTCGCCGGGATCATCACGACCGCGTACCTGATCGGCTTTTACGCCGTCCTGGCGGGCATCGTGCTGATCCTGCTGGGCTTCCGGCTGCGGAACCTGTAGGCCGCCTGAGCGCGGTGGGCCAGGCCCAGGGAGTGTGAAGTCAGACACAAGGTGGGCGCCAGAAAGTGTGGGAGCCGCTGCGCCTCAGTTGACACGAACAGCGCCAGACGCCCACGACGCGCGCCTGAAGGAGGCCCGGCCCATGACCCGTTCGTCCTCTCCCGCTCCAGCCCAGGGCCAGCCCCCTGCCCCCGCTCCTTTCCCCCAGATGGTCTGGATTCCCGGCGGCACCTTCCGCATGGGTTCGGACAGGTTCTACCCCGAGGAGCGCCCCG includes:
- a CDS encoding DUF1269 domain-containing protein; protein product: MADARPFRYQATFQDPGQAKDDFAAVSALHRTGLLGTYGAALITRDPGSGEVWLSTRALPAERSAVLGAVLGLLLGRLLRASLLLSAAAGALAGGVTGHLRAGLPRRELQALAATLAPGESAVVVVGESRLEEALRQAGERAARRLARRREEVRQINRQGEEAAQRTGA
- a CDS encoding NADPH-dependent FMN reductase; translation: MTTTTPLRILGIAGSLREGSYNRATLRAATELVPDGAVIETFELNGLPAYNQDEERNPPEKVRELKRRIREADALLIVTPEYNYSIPGVLKNAIDWASRPYGDNSFDGKPAAIMGASIGSIATARAQYDLRKMFVYLNVFALNQPEVMIGHAQDRFDEEGNLIDETTRAFIRQQLEALIKWTRRLERGKEGA
- a CDS encoding SDR family oxidoreductase; the protein is MTEGANAMAAQGMTLDYTGEVVLVTGGSTGIGRATSLAFARQGARVVIGDLADEANETVEMIRDGVCVNAPAPGLVETPMTRRWLDDPEMRRGAVLAGPPEEMSGMVLFLCSPLASFATGQVFVVDGGQTAH
- a CDS encoding HdeD family acid-resistance protein, with amino-acid sequence MTQNSDLGPAPRSSSLRAAARSSWGWTVARGVLTLIFGILALIWPGAAFLSLAIVFGAYAFVDGVATLIGGFASRSGGVRWPLILSGVLGIVAGVITFVNPGATVLALLWLIAAWALVRGILEIVAAIRWRAEIPGAGEWLVGLSGLLLVILGLLLLFNPLAGIITTAYLIGFYAVLAGIVLILLGFRLRNL